One region of Gouania willdenowi chromosome 13, fGouWil2.1, whole genome shotgun sequence genomic DNA includes:
- the LOC114474131 gene encoding alpha-(1,3)-fucosyltransferase 4-like translates to MSPPSPRLSHITILLWVHPFGVAPLPDCWKQFQIHGCTITDDKHAYRQADAVIIHHRDVVKGRARLPPEPRPRSQKWIWLNHESPTYSPGLQKYDRVFNLTLSYRVDSDIYVPYGHLIPVGNSSGSLDQTTSLRRPSRLLAWVVSHWSASHARVSFYNELKRYVNIDVYGRAGKPLKKGREAVQEMLRDYMFYLAMENSQHTDYITEKLWNAVRAGAIPVVLGPSRQNYERLLPPEAFIHVDDFPTVEELAQYLNKVKQNPDLMKHHLSWRQNYSVHQMTHDEKFCQACEVVRRTRGQTSEVPHLKDWFCS, encoded by the coding sequence ATGTCCCCCCCCAGCCCCAGGCTCTCCCACATCACCATCCTGCTCTGGGTGCATCCGTTCGGTGTCGCTCCTCTCCCTGACTGCTGGAAGCAGTTCCAAATCCATGGGTGCACGATCACGGATGACAAGCACGCGTACCGACAGGCTGACGCTGTGATTATTCACCACCGGGATGTCGTTAAAGGGAGAGCCAGACTGCCACCAGAACCGCGACCTCGCTCTCAGAAGTGGATATGGCTGAACCACGAGTCTCCCACATATTCACCGGGACTGCAGAAGTACGACAGGGTTTTCAACCTGACGTTGTCCTACCGGGTGGACTCGGATATTTACGTCCCCTATGGTCACCTCATCCCCGTGGGTAACAGCTCTGGATCGCTGGACCAGACGACTTCTCTCCGCCGTCCATCCCGCCTACTGGCCTGGGTCGTCAGCCACTGGTCTGCCTCCCATGCCCGTGTGTCTTTCTACAATGAACTGAAACGCTACGTAAACATCGACGTGTACGGACGCGCAGGGAAGCCGTTAAAGAAGGGCAGAGAGGCCGTGCAGGAGATGCTCAGAGATTACATGTTCTACCTGGCCATGGAGAACTCACAGCACACGGACTACATCACGGAGAAACTCTGGAACGCAGTGCGGGCAGGAGCTATCCCCGTGGTCCTGGGTCCGTCCCGGCAGAACTATGAGCGCCTCCTGCCCCCAGAGGCCTTCATCCACGTGGATGACTTCCCCACGGTCGAGGAGCTGGCCCAGTACCTAAACAAGGTGAAGCAGAATCCGGATCTGATGAAGCACCACCTGAGCTGGAGGCAGAACTACAGCGTCCACCAGATGACCCATGACGAGAAATTCTGCCAAGCCTGTGAGGTGGTGAGGAGGACCAGGGGCCAGACCAGTGAGGTCCCTCACCTGAAAGATTGGTTTTGTTCGTGA